The following are encoded in a window of Toxoplasma gondii RH apicoplast, complete genome genomic DNA:
- a CDS encoding ribosomal protein S2 (in frame UGA codons predicted to encode tryptophan) yields MILLKLNSLINIPIYIGSATSYRQKKFINYIYKKYNNKHFFNIFIILKYLSKAYLYLYILSKYNRSLLFLNSSIKNFNLIKSLANLTNNFYINFFYKIDFLFNWIMFKNKLILLKWLKQLYTFYLKYLFNYLPYNLLIKLYYIYINILKKFGGLEYMQKLPKNIFICNSYSNYLYKNLNLKNFLIISIVDINNENTLKNISVRIIGNNKSYLAIKFIFNILLTALLHGSLFNK; encoded by the coding sequence ATGATTTTATTAAAATTAAATTCATTAATAAATATTCCTATATATATAGGATCTGCTACTTCATATAGACAAAAAAAATTTATAAATTATATTTATAAAAAATATAATAATAAACATTTTTTTAATATTTTTATAATTTTAAAATATTTAAGCAAAGCTTATTTATATTTATATATATTAAGTAAGTATAATAGATCATTATTATTTTTAAATTCTTCAATTAAAAATTTTAATTTAATTAAATCTTTAGCTAATCTTACAAATAATTTTTATATTAATTTTTTTTATAAGATTGACTTTCTTTTTAATTGAATAATGTTTAAAAATAAATTAATTTTATTAAAATGATTAAAACAATTATACACATTTTATTTAAAATATTTATTTAATTACTTACCTTATAATTTATTGATTAAATTATATTATATATATATAAATATTTTAAAAAAATTTGGTGGTTTAGAATACATGCAAAAATTGCCTAAAAATATTTTTATTTGTAATTCTTATTCTAATTATTTATATAAGAATTTAAATTTAAAAAATTTTCTTATTATAAGTATTGTTGATATTAATAATGAAAATACATTAAAAAATATCTCTGTTAGAATTATAGGTAATAATAAAAGTTATCTTGCAATTAAATTTATTTTTAATATTTTATTAACAGCTTTATTACATGGTAGTTTATTTAATAAATAA
- a CDS encoding ORF C (similar to Plasmodium falciparum plastid genome ORF79) produces the protein MLKRIKFCYKKTILKSFLQKKIGFYIIKKKIYIFNFKQLLQNIKIGNSFTKKFLYRLFYCLKKIYSKYI, from the coding sequence ATGTTAAAAAGAATTAAATTTTGTTATAAAAAAACTATATTAAAATCTTTTTTACAAAAAAAAATAGGCTTTTATATTATTAAAAAAAAAATTTACATATTTAATTTTAAACAACTTTTACAAAATATAAAAATAGGGAATTCTTTTACTAAAAAATTTTTATATCGTTTATTTTATTGTTTAAAAAAGATTTATAGTAAATATATTTAA
- a CDS encoding ORF D (in frame UGA codon predicted to encode tryptophan; similar to Plasmodium falciparum plastid genome ORF105): MTTILYKNKNYIAQQILQTLKKCYINKKRKIKYNKYNYINIKLTYIYSQILFFLISSFIFFWILKQFYLIRFIY, translated from the coding sequence ATGACTACAATTTTATATAAAAATAAAAATTATATAGCTCAACAAATATTACAAACATTAAAAAAATGTTATATTAATAAAAAAAGAAAAATTAAATATAATAAATATAATTATATTAATATAAAATTAACATATATATATTCACAAATATTATTTTTCTTAATATCTTCGTTTATTTTTTTCTGAATATTAAAACAATTTTATTTAATTAGATTTATTTATTAA